In Lodderomyces elongisporus chromosome 1, complete sequence, a genomic segment contains:
- the RTG3 gene encoding bHLH/Zip transcription factor yields MDQFLKDSPSDFTSVDERTFARNSANALEENLNDLPNFVYNPLQLDLNENKSPQDTNKQSENELQNTEAYFNFDINKPGSEIDELNYTSNDGKNNLLKFDNSSNSANDYDDTQNSSNVYDNNFGNTSSTTAPNATAATAATAATAATVDAVDAVDAVGSVSGFPMQQSAEFGETNLDAQLENNNESTFEAGGDYLSPMGFTYSQQPQQRANSNYQQPQQSQPQQPQQQQQFQQPQQPQQTQRPIQRQQPQQFRQSQQEFSTDSNQFLNSNPGSFTNEPFLDDVAFSQAILGPQLNSPPFEASAKQSSSPQPISPLLQSSQAYINPINSTNLDELISPGKNFEDTSYLSPQYFSPPNKAGAHFNSLRSIAEHGGFDQNTANSNMFSPNISRHGSISGPGAYSDAAQIPQQSLSNQQPGNNTYLSPQLDPSSYVSPDFYGGSYLNSPPPNDRTYRANLYDPGPTNAMSTSIPNHGFKQENWGALSPPPTQSSILSTSVPGKSSQSTSTRDSTHLSVPTKQLSKEEKLKRRREFHNAVERRRRDLIKERIKELGIIVPPSLLNPQLCAVQTLQRKNSVESNDLSDLIGSIKVKDTKPNKSAILNKSVVYMNHLNYVLQQQQKTREDLTRQIESLEAELSYL; encoded by the coding sequence ATGGATCAATTCTTAAAAGATAGTCCTTCTGATTTCACTTCCGTTGACGAACGGACTTTTGCTCGCAACTCTGCGAATGCATTAGAAGAGAACTTGAACGATTTGCCAAACTTTGTTTATAACCCTTTGCAATTGGACctaaatgaaaataagtCACCGCAGGACACGAATAAGCAGCTGGAAAATGAATTGCAAAATACTGAAgcttattttaattttgataTCAATAAACCGGGCTCTGAGATTGATGAGTTGAATTACACAAGTAATGACgggaaaaacaatttgctCAAGTTCGACAATTCAAGTAATTCCGCTAACGATTACGATGACACGCAAAATAGTTCTAATGTCTATGACAATAATTTTGGAAATACTTCTTCAACCACTGCTCCTAAtgctactgctgctactgctgctactgctgctactgctgctactgTTGATGCCGTTGACGCTGTTGACGCTGTTGGCTCTGTTTCTGGATTTCCTATGCAACAACTGGCAGAATTTGGCGAAACCAATTTAGATGCACAAttggaaaacaacaatgagTCTACGTTTGAGGCTGGAGGTGATTACCTTAGTCCCATGGGATTCACATATAGTCAACAACCGCAACAACGCGCAAACCTGAACTACCAACAACCACAGCAACTGCAACCACAGCAAccacagcaacaacagcaatttcaacaacctcaacaacctcaacaaacGCAACGTCCAATTCAGAGGCAACAACCTCAGCAATTTAGGCAATCTCAACAGGAATTTTCTACAGACTCCAACCAGTTTTTAAACTCTAACCCAGGGTCGTTTACCAATGAGCCATTTTTGGACGACGTGGCATTTTCCCAAGCAATATTAGGTCCACAACTAAACTCGCCCCCATTTGAAGCGAGCGCCAAACAAAGCTCTTCACCTCAGCCAATATCACCTTTGCTCCAAAGTTCACAGGCATATATCAACCCTATCAACTCAACCAATCTTGATGAACTAATATCTCCCGGTAAAAACTTTGAAGACACATCATATTTGAGTCCGCAATATTTTTCACCTCCTAACAAAGCAGGCGCTCACTTTAACTCATTGCGATCGATAGCTGAACACGGAGGGTTTGACCAAAATACTGCAAATTCAAACATGTTTAGTCCTAACATATCAAGACATGGCAGTATAAGTGGACCTGGAGCTTATTCAGATGCAGCCCAAATTCCTCAACAACTGCTCTCAAACCAACAGCCAGGAAATAATACATACCTATCTCCACAATTAGATCCACTGTCTTATGTATCGCCTGATTTCTATGGTGGCTCATATCTAAactcaccaccaccaaacGACCGCACTTATCGTGCTAACTTATATGACCCTGGTCCGACAAATGCTATGAGTACTTCAATCCCAAACCATGGTTTTAAGCAAGAGAATTGGGGTGCACTATCTCCTCCTCCAACGCAGTCGTCAATTTTAAGCACATCTGTACCAGGAAAATCCAGCCAATCAACATCTACGAGAGACTCGACGCACCTCTCGGTTCCGACGAAACAATTATCCAAGGAggagaaattaaaaaggcGTAGAGAGTTTCATAATGCAGTTGAACGAAGACGTCGTGATTTGATAAAAGAGCGTATAAAGGAGCTTGGTATTATAGTGCCGCCCTCACTACTAAATCCCCAATTGTGTGCAGTGCAAACTttgcaaaggaaaaatagCGTAGAATCCAATGATCTTAGTGACTTGATTGGTTCAATAAAGGTCAAGGATACCAAACCTAACAAGTCTGCCATTTTGAATAAATCCGTGGTTTATATGAACCATTTGAATTATGTTttacaacagcaacagaaAACGCGGGAAGACTTGACTCGCCAGATTGAGAGCTTAGAAGCAGAACTAAGTTAtctttaa
- the ESF1 gene encoding pre-rRNA-processing protein esf1 (BUSCO:EOG09261FAX) encodes MAKQDSTKNKAGKPSKSNKDSKPAVKPVTEDARFKSVHNDPRFKFPNFKNLKVKVDDRFNKKELKKLNAGALGKSVKIDKYGRKLKTKDNNLSKFYEYESDEDGDEIPKEGIEEGEKEADESESDSESESGSSDESDDESKDQPLLKGKEKNDVDALAEQIRKEESALDRARGEGLGTSSSSEEDDSSDLSSSSSSDDEDVAFEESESEIELEETKPEESDPTSSFAVVNMDWDNLRAEDLMATFASFAPKGGKIESVTIYPSEFGKERMQREEIEGPPKELFKNKKKKSKSGKRSKNGSDSNSDSDSSDESDSDLDSDVDINDPKQLEKVTRKLYEQDDGKEDYDSKALRRYQLQRLRYYYAVVVCDSVSTSQAVYEKVDGTEYESTANIFDLRYIPEGMEFDDDEAKDRCTKVPSKYRPDSRFVTDALQHSKVKLTWDETPKERLQLSSRPLSQKEIEENDFKAYLASDSDDDGASDREATKAGDLRSKYQSLLGNTFQRFGKEHKGGDGSDDEDDIDMEITFDPGLKDAKDEQNEEEKEETTIDAYKRKEKERRQRRLNKFKEQKEQTEQKKQEVVSERDQGNGRLRNKNKNASKIHGSDNQSEESFRDDLKKDKTRKGKKSKSKKGAAAAAAAAAEDDDAERDNFKADLSDPRFKEIFESHDFAIDPSNSEFKQTETTKKILQERANRRKQNSAPQKSGSLKHQGSNKRKAADDGGNEGADIKALAAKLKKKKSKQ; translated from the coding sequence ATGGCAAAACAAGACTCTACCAAGAATAAGGCGGGAAAGCCTTCTAAACTGAACAAGGATAGCAAGCCAGCTGTAAAGCCAGTTACTGAAGACGCTAGATTCAAATCTGTGCACAATGACCCTCgtttcaagtttccaaattttaaaaacttAAAGGTTAAAGTAGACGACCGATTCAACAAGaaggaattgaaaaaactTAATGCAGGTGCTTTGGGTAAGAGTGTTAAGATTGACAAATATGGAAGAAAGTTAAAGACTAAGGATAATAATTTGAGCAAATTTTACGAATACGAAAGCGATGAGGATGGAGATGAAATCCCAAAGGAAGGAatagaagaaggagaaaaagaggcaGATGAGAGTGAATCAGATAGTGAATCAGAAAGTGGTAGTTCTGATGAATCAGATGATGAGTCAAAAGACCAACCTCTTTTGaagggaaaggaaaagaacgATGTTGATGCTCTTGCAGAACAAATCAGGAAAGAAGAATCGGCATTAGACAGAGCAAGAGGTGAAGGATTAGgtacttcttcatcttcagaagaagatgacTCATCTGActtgtcatcatcatcgtcatcggaTGACGAAGATGTCGCTTTCGAAGAGAGTGAGTCTGAGATTGAATTGGAGGAGACAAAACCAGAGGAGTCAGATCCCACAAGCTCATTTGCAGTTGTCAATATGGATTGGGACAATTTGCGTGCCGAGGATTTAATGGCTACTTTTGCATCATTTGCACCAAAAGGTGGTAAAATTGAGTCGGTTACAATCTACCCATCTGAATTTGGTAAAGAGCGGATgcaaagagaagaaataGAAGGGCCTCCAAAGGAATTGtttaaaaacaagaaaaagaaatccaAGTCCGGAAAAAGATCTAAAAATGGTTCTGATTCTAATTCTGATTCTGACTCTTCAGATGAGAGTGATTCTGATTTGGATTCTGATGTCGATATAAATGATCCCAAGCAATTGGAGAAAGTGACAAGAAAATTATATGAGCAGGATGATGGAAAGGAAGATTACGACAGTAAAGCTTTGCGTCGATACCAGTTGCAAAGATTAAGGTATTATtatgcagttgttgtttgtgatTCAGTGTCCACATCACAAGCAGTTTACGAGAAAGTCGATGGCACCGAGTACGAGTCAACGGCAAATATTTTCGATTTGAGATATATTCCTGAAGGCATGgaatttgatgatgatgaagcaAAGGACAGATGTACTAAAGTACCGTCAAAGTATCGCCCCGACTCACGATTTGTTACTGATGCGTTACAACACTCCAAAGTGAAGCTCACATGGGACGAAACGCCAAAAGAGCGTTTGCAGTTGTCGTCAAGACCATTATCGCAAAAGGAAATCGAGGAAAACGATTTCAAAGCGTATTTGGCCAGCGATTccgatgatgatggagcTAGCGATAGAGAAGCTACCAAGGCTGGAGATTTGAGAAGTAAATACCAAAGTTTATTGGGAAATACGTTTCAaagatttggaaaagaacaTAAAGGTGGCGATGGtagtgatgatgaagatgatattGATATGGAAATCACTTTTGATCCAGGCTTAAAGGATGCCAAGGACGAGCAAAATGAagaggagaaagaagaaaccacGATAGATGCAtacaagagaaaagaaaaagagagaaggcAAAGGAGATTGAACAAGTTCAAGgagcaaaaagaacagacggaacaaaaaaaacaggaaGTTGTATCCGAACGTGACCAAGGAAATGGCCGTTTGAGgaacaaaaataagaacGCCCTGAAGATCCATGGAAGTGACAATCAATCGGAAGAGAGCTTTAGAGATGATTTGAAGAAGGATAAAACAAGAAAGGGTAAAAAGTCAAAACTGAAAAAgggagcagcagcagcagcagcagcagcagcagaagatgatgatgcagaGCGCGATAATTTCAAAGCTGATCTTAGTGATCCAAGATTTAAAGAGATTTTTGAGAGTCATGATTTTGCCATTGATCCATCTAATAGTGAATTTAAACAAACAGAAACCACAAAAAAGATATTGCAAGAAAGAGCAAATAGAAGGAAACAGAACTCAGCTCCACAAAAGTCGGGATCTCTCAAGCATCAAGGGTCGAATAAACGAAAGGCtgctgatgatggtggtaaTGAGGGAGCAGATATAAAAGCTCTAGCTGCAAAactcaagaaaaagaaaagtaaacaaTAG
- the RTC5 gene encoding Restriction of telomere capping protein 5 — protein MGQSSSSENNHKTSINLQLSRAEVNELFQARCLQLLTPKTLSFVKSFLKQSSNDPAASTHLSSARVVEWNLNGFEVDSRARDELKAAVNILFRIMKYIGQFPFPKLSSKDDSEIISLTVQEFVIASVFISGRYRKLFGNDNGEIIWKFLFIALSHQSDMNFFEDDSDHSFTIPLKYPIEDGDSIAIKAQKVDWGGLEIIKKLSNLDMNQLQLQPSLFLNLTTLFLLTESIPNQKHNKMHDQFVHNLTTWKDFRKYSLDLLRYMNNDLSKDDLNSQTLSWSEFSSGMNNLLAPFVEVNLRKVVENNVLNISLPFFETSANSKMDGTGDEVPNGATTGTKTTMKENEGAGVEAQSKEETKVGNDVESSFGSKLVSISLIAYISSMLRGIGSTIEVTRFNAIKLFAGSEAGFSIRSLENKIYKWHAPTLLFVSGKRIKQRTIDTNRRYQEFDETYPKFFQANEDLLKSWQYTNDRITYCVLINQPWQNSNKKNFGDEKSLILSLEPRADYYTSLHSEILKGQSIYFNNSGMGLGFGNAQPLNKSNNKKYYPGDVSLTIESNLEFAVFRHLGSSSTNATTYFNRSRSPSTVAHEDFEDRFLITDLEVWGIGSKKELEEQQRQWKWEEQQAEARQSVNIRNMGEERAFLEMAGLVGNNGSGGSL, from the coding sequence ATGGGACAATCATCTAGTAGTGAGAATAATCATAAAACTTCAATAAATTTACAGCTATCGAGGGCCGAGGTTAATGAGTTGTTTCAAGCAAGATGTCTACAATTGCTTACACCAAAAACGTTAAGTTTTGTcaaatcttttttgaaGCAGAGTTCGAATGATCCAGCAGCAAGTACACATTTATCATCAGCAAGGGTAGTCGAATGGAATCTCAATGGTTTTGAAGTAGACTCACGGGCTCGCGATGAACTCAAGGCGGCTGTCAATATACTATTTCGTATAATGAAATACATTGGCCAATTCCCATTTCCCAAGTTGAGCAGTAAAGACGATAGCGAGATCATATCTTTAACAGTGCAAGAGTTTGTTATAGCATCGGTATTTATTAGTGGGCGCTATAGGAAGCTTTTTGGCAACGATAATGGTGAAATTATTTGGAAATTCTTGTTCATTGCTCTTTCCCACCAATCGGATATGAATTTTTTCGAAGATGATCTGGATCACCTGTTTACAATTCCACTCAAATATCCTATTGAAGATGGAGACAGTATTGCTATTAAGGCGCAGAAAGTTGATTGGGGCGGTTTGGAGATTATAAAGAAGTTGAGCAATTTGGATATGAATCAGCTACAGTTACAACCAAGCCTCTTTCTAAATCTTACTACATTATTTTTGCTCACAGAATCTATaccaaatcaaaaacaTAATAAGATGCATGACCAATTTGTTCACAACTTGACGACATGGAAAGATTTTCGCAAGTACTCTCTCGATTTGTTAAGATATATGAACAACGACTTGTCTAAAGATGATTTGAACAGTCAAACTTTGAGCTGGTCCGAGTTTTCACTGGGAATGAATAACTTACTTGCCCCATTTGTTGAAgtcaatttgagaaaagttgttgaaaacAATGTATTGAACATTTCTTTACCGTTTTTTGAGACATCAGCAAATAGCAAAATGGATGGTACTGGGGATGAAGTTCCAAATGGAGCCACAACCGGAACCAAAACCACtatgaaagaaaatgaggGAGCTGGAGTTGAAGCTCAAAGTAAAGAGGAAACCAAGGTAGGTAATGATGTTGAATCGTCTTTTGGATCTAAATTGGTTTCTATTTCGCTAATTGCTTACATCTCATCCATGCTCCGAGGAATAGGAAGTACAATTGAAGTGACAAGATTCAACGCGATAAAGCTTTTTGCTGGTCTGGAAGCTGGGTTCTCGATAAGATCtcttgaaaacaaaatatacaaaTGGCACGCTCCAACTTTGCTATTTGTTAGCGGGAAAAGGATTAAACAGAGGACCATTGATACCAATCGTAGATATCAAGAATTTGACGAGACGTATcccaaattttttcaagCAAACGAGGATTTGTTAAAATCATGGCAATATACCAATGATCGGATCACGTATTGCGTTCTAATTAACCAGCCTTGGCAGAACTCcaacaagaaaaattttggaGATGAAAAATCTCTCATACTCTCCCTTGAACCTAGAGCTGACTACTACACGAGTTTACACAGTGAAATTCTTAAAGGACAGCTGATATATTTCAATAATTCTGGTATGGGGCTCGGATTTGGAAATGCACAACCATTGAACAaaagtaataataaaaagtatTACCCGGGCGATGTTTCTTTAACCATAGAATCCAACCTAGAATTTGCTGTTTTCCGCCACTTAGGATCTCTGAGCACCAATGCCACAACTTACTTCAACAGGTCTAGACTGCCAAGTACAGTAGCCCATGAAGATTTTGAGGACCGATTTTTGATCACAGATTTGGAAGTCTGGGGTATTggatcaaaaaaagaactagAGGAGCAGCAAAGGCAGTGGAAATGGGAAGAGCAACAAGCAGAAGCTCGCCAAAGTGTGAATATACGTAACATGGGTGAGGAAAGGGCATTTTTGGAAATGGCTGGGTTGGTGGGAAATAACGGTAGCGGCGGATCTTTATAA
- the rio1 gene encoding Serine/threonine-protein kinase rio1: MDRLRIDSDSDSEYDSFEEQPSSGKGNDDSIISSSNNITDRDAARGASEKEAIVTKYADKIKTEPFKKGPQITKDRANRATVEQVLDPRTLRFLGKIFNSDLMSRINGCISTGKEANVYHGTHDDPENNIEFAVKIFKTSILVFKDRKRYVDGDFRLRNSKDQGNPRKMVKIWAEKEFRNLNRIYQSQVPCPKPYVIKSHVLVMEFLTKGDGQPSPKLKDYLFNSQEEVYRFYKDMLLCIRRLFVSCRLVHADLSEYNSIVHDDKLYIIDVSQSVEPDHPMALDFLRMDIKNVNDFFQKSGIQVYSEKQIFGFVTATDKQLGVDTSDDASLEKYLKSLPPKTTTEQEMEDEVFRSLHLVRSLNQLDERDFQKFSEGKIDTMKELISTEKSLLNDEEPVTSSLSNKQVTNPSGNNHNDSLNTDEDDSGEINSNSSSDDEGDNSDENDEHEDNEEGEDAADDDDDDDDDEDDDDGDWEDRDEAKPKGKKHEDKDEKKARKEAAKLAKQEKRKVKMKKHVKKKLVNKRKG; the protein is encoded by the coding sequence ATGGATAGGCTTCGTATTGATTCGGATCTGGATTCTGAGTACGACTCTTTTGAAGAGCAGCCTTCGAGTGGCAAAGGCAATGACGATAGCATTATAAGCAGTAGCAACAATATTACCGATAGGGATGCTGCTCGTGGAGCATCTGAGAAAGAAGCAATTGTTACAAAATATGCCGATAAGATCAAGACCGAACCATTCAAAAAGGGACCACAGATAACCAAGGACCGTGCAAATAGAGCTACAGTTGAACAAGTCCTTGACCCGCGAACTCTTCGATTTTTGGGCAAGATATTCAATTCTGATCTCATGTCTAGGATCAACGGATGTATAAGCACGGGAAAAGAAGCCAATGTGTATCACGGAACCCATGATGACCCCGAAAATAACATAGAATTTGCAGTAAAGATTTTCAAGACCTCGATTCTTGTATTTAAAGATCGAAAGCGATACGTTGATGGAGATTTTAGACTTCGAAACTCCAAAGACCAAGGAAATCCCCGGAAAATGGTCAAGATTTGGGCCGAAAAAGAGTTTCGTAATTTAAACAGAATATATCAAAGTCAAGTGCCATGCCCTAAACCTTATGTAATCAAATCACACGTTTTGGTGATGGAGTTCTTAACAAAAGGAGATGGTCAGCCGTCGCCGAAACTTAAAGATTACCTATTCAACAGCCAAGAAGAGGTTTACAGATTTTACAAGGATATGTTGTTATGTATTCGAAGACTTTTCGTTAGTTGTCGATTGGTGCATGCTGATCTAAGTGAATATAATTCCATAGTGCACGATGACAAGTTATATATAATTGACGTGTCGCAGTCGGTCGAGCCGGATCATCCAATGGCACTCGACTTTTTGAGGATGGACATAAAAAACGTTaatgatttttttcaaaagagtGGTATACAAGTATATTCTGAGAAACAGATTTTTGGGTTCGTAACGGCTACCGATAAACAGTTGGGTGTGGATACAAGCGATGACGCAAGCTTGGAAAAGTACTTGAAGAGTTTGCCTCCAAAGACTACAACTGAGCAAGAGATGGAGGATGAAGTTTTCCGCTCGCTACATCTCGTGAGGTCTTTGAACCAGTTAGACGAGCGagattttcaaaagttttCAGAGGGAAAAATTGATACTATGAAAGAGCTTATCTCGACGGAGAAGAGTTTGCTCAATGATGAGGAACCAGTAACGAGTAGCTTATCGAACAAGCAAGTTACAAATCCTCTGGGTAATAATCACAATGACTCTTTGAATacagatgaagatgattcTGGAGAAATAAACAGTAACTCAAGTAGTGATGATGAAGGCGACAACAGcgatgaaaatgatgaaCATGAGGACAATGAGGAGGGGGAGGATGctgctgatgatgatgatgatgatgatgatgatgaggatgacgatgatgggGACTGGGAAGATCGTGACGAAGCCAAACCGAAAGGGAAGAAGCACGAAGATAAGGATGAGAAAAAAGCTAGGAAAGAAGCAGCCAAGTTGGCCAAACAAGAGAAACGAAaggtgaagatgaagaaacaTGTTAAGAAGAAACTCGTCAACAAACGAAAAGGATGA
- the ERP5 gene encoding Putative member of the p24 produces the protein MLALLSNKFVIALLVLAHVTNALHFYVKTGETKCFFEELQEDTLVVGRIDAYEKNDHSNDYLKNKNLQVQITIDETFDNDHRVIDQKSSPDGEFTFTSLESGEHKFCLTPVYNDNTRNKVHRIFFDVAQGSSHDYVDSKSTRSVENLTKRVNYLYDQLNKIHWEQEQMREREAAFRDQSESTNSRVIKWSIVQLVVLVGTCVYQLRHLKSFFVKQKIV, from the exons ATGCTAGCACTATTGTCAAACAAGTTTGTTATTGCACTTTTGGTGCTTGCTCATGTAACAAATGCATTGCACTTTTACGTGAAAACCGGTGAAACGAAATGTTTTTTCGAGGAATTGCAAGAGGACACGTTAGTCGTTGGTAGAATCGACGcttatgaaaaaaatgatcaTTCAAACGATTATCTtaagaacaaaaacttACAGGTGCAAATCACAATCGAT GAAACATTTGACAATGACCACAGAGTGATTGATCAAAAATCTTCTCCCGATGGAGAGTTTACATTCACATCTTTGGAGTCCGGGGAACACAAGTTTTGCTTAACTCCAGTTTACAATGACaacacaagaaacaaggtGCACCGGATTTTCTTTGATGTTGCACAAGGCTCTAGTCACGACTATGTTGACTCCAAGTCAACCCGTTCAGTTGAAAACTTGACAAAGAGAGTTAATTACTTGTACGATCaattaaacaaaatccATTgggaacaagaacaaatgagagaaagagaggcTGCATTCAGGGACCAAAGTGAATCTACCAACTCTAGAGTTATTAAATGGTCCATTGTACAACTTGTGGTTTTGGTTGGAACTTGTGTTTACCAATTGCGCCACTTGaaatctttctttgtcaagcaaaaaattgtatag
- the UBA4 gene encoding Urmylation protein — protein MTDLSKEELLQRIQQLENENEQLKAVASQSLHTSRYNQSCSHSLQQSNSVNEEPLSLEEFKRYGRQMIVPKFGSLNAQKKLRSSKILVVGAGGLGSPALQYLCAAGIGEIGIIDDDTVDVSNLHRQIIHKSSSVGILKCESAKQSMKDLNPFVKVETYPERLTVFNAFEIIDKYDLVLDCTDHPAVRYLINDVCVLLGKTIVSGSGLRAEGQLTILNYDQVGPCYRCFYPQAPEPSSITSCSDGGVIGPAIGLVGVAMAMETIKLLTGTYTRENFTPFLASYSAYPLQQMKTFKMRPKQSSCKVCGDRPEITKEMVENGSIDYVSFCGHIDEKNPPLQKKYRITVQEYSSLLNSQSREHTLIDVRPKEQFEITNLPGSINLDWPSVFSKCDNDKIDSLLPQDITKADQLYVICRFGNDSQLATAKLIEAGYLNAKDIIGGLNKWSEDIDAAFPKY, from the coding sequence ATGACGGACTTGTCCAAAGAGGAGCTACTACAACGAATCCAGCaacttgaaaatgaaaatgaacaGCTCAAAGCTGTAGCACTGCAATCGTTGCATACTCTGCGATACAATCAATCTTGTAGCCATTCACTTCAACAAAGCAACTCGGTAAATGAAGAACCCTTGTCACTAGAAGAATTTAAAAGGTATGGCAGGCAGATGATAGTTCCCAAATTTGGATCCTTAAATGCTCAAAAAAAGCTACGAAGCTCCAAAATTTTGGTGGTTGGTGCAGGAGGTTTGGGGTCGCCTGCTTTGCAGTACCTTTGCGCTGCTGGTATAGGTGAGATAGGCATCATTGACGATGATACAGTTGACGTGAGTAATCTACATAGACAAATCATTCACAAGTCTAGCCTGGTTGGTATTCTCAAGTGTGAGTCTGCAAAACAAAGTATGAAAGATTTGAACCCTTTCGTTAAAGTGGAGACCTACCCCGAAAGGTTAACAGTTTTTAATGCATTTGAAATCATTGACAAATACGACTTGGTATTAGATTGTACCGACCATCCTGCCGTACGATACTTGATAAATGATGTATGTGTCTTACTCGGTAAGACCATTGTTAGCGGTTCGGGCTTGAGGGCTGAAGGTCAATTGACAATTTTGAACTACGACCAAGTAGGTCCTTGCTATAGATGTTTTTACCCACAGGCGCCCGAGCCAAGCTCTATAACTTCGTGCTCTGATGGAGGAGTCATTGGACCAGCAATAGGACTTGTTGGAGTTGCCATGGCCATGGAGACCATTAAACTACTTACGGGTACCTATACAAGAGAGAATTTTACGCCGTTTCTTGCATCATACTCTGCTTATCCATTACAGCAAATGAAAACTTTCAAAATGAGACCAAAACAGTCTTCATGTAAAGTTTGCGGAGACAGGCCAGAAATTACTAAAGAGATGGTAGAAAATGGAAGTATTGATTATGTATCATTTTGTGGGCATATAGACGAAAAGAATCCACCACTTCAAAAAAAGTACAGGATCACAGTGCAGGAATATTCATCATTGCTCAACTCGCAGTCTCGAGAACACACTTTGATTGATGTTAGACCAAAGGAGCAGTTTGAGATTACAAACTTACCAGGTTCGATCAACCTCGATTGGCCGCTGGTTTTTAGTAAATGTGATAACGATAAAATAGACCTGCTCTTGCCTCAAGATATTACAAAGGCTGACCAGCTTTATGTAATCTGCAGGTTCGGCAACGATTCCCAACTAGCAACCGCAAAATTGATCGAAGCTGGGTATTTAAATGCGAAGGATATCATTGGGGGTTTGAATAAGTGGTCGGAAGATATTGATGCTGCATTTCCAAAGTACTAA